A DNA window from Euwallacea fornicatus isolate EFF26 chromosome 17, ASM4011564v1, whole genome shotgun sequence contains the following coding sequences:
- the LOC136344576 gene encoding UPAR/Ly6 domain-containing protein crok-like, protein MFVKGFFPAFGLLIIHTVFLVQCTTDMDHVVYTSEDYWKTETPLRCYDCNSLYDPRCGDPFDSYSIGIVNCSEQKPPEHLINPELPPNQRIKPTVCRKIIQKVDGYKRVIRECGYIQDQRDDKQCIKRAGTFGIEVRYCACTKSLCNDGTALRPSSVYLNYCVLFGAFSLLNKILEPF, encoded by the exons ATGTTCGTCAAGGGTTTTTTCCCCGCGTTCGGATTACTGATAATTCATACAGTTTTTCTTGTACAAT GTACCACGGACATGGATCATGTGGTGTACACCTCTGAGGACTATTGGAAAACCGAAACGCCGCTTCGATGTTATGATTGCAACTCGCTGTACGATCCGAGGTGCGGGGACCCCTTTGACTCTTACTCAATCGGTATCGTCAATTGCTCAGAACAGAAGCCCCCCGAGCATttgatcaatcctgagttgcCTCCCAATCAGAGGATTAAGCCCACAGTTTGCAGGAAAATTATACAGAAAG TGGATGGGTATAAGAGGGTCATCCGCGAATGCGGCTATATTCAAGACCAACGCGACGACAAACAATGTATCAAACGAGCGGGTACTTTCGGCATTGAGGTTCGCTATTGTGCCTGCACCAAGTCGTTATGCAACGATGGTACCGCACTCCGTCCTTCTTccgtttatttaaattattgcgTTTTGTTTGGTGCATTTTCGCtgttgaacaaaattttagaacCTTTTTAG
- the LOC136344543 gene encoding uncharacterized protein isoform X1, which yields MLDSPKNIRVSVILISAWTILQTIIHIFWVTYAYLLAICQIEPSYYDVVFVYLTYFFKQSCGPIKLKDETMFLNRSVPFAHLRFTESLVSDDLYNFLREVLQKASLPGESNAVKRSELYLAVFFIADAIWLLTAFGLAASACCKIKKKFLSIFFYGPWLLCSTFINFLDVVSSVQYGLDLIYIQSYTSWLRFVGVRNYTAFVHYDALPSSEVLPAVPTTVVVILLSRVFFVWLLNVVCFFVVLFVAIPDITPRTIKPHGRRALTTRRSRSIIDPNSSEARIRNWQRFYGAIEANSTMTTPIKSPVNTKHYRKSSVSFNKASSGGSYSRDDSYLSFNENSSDNVKMPSELQFNDDGGFRRFSDVTSGLSLVPSPQAARNELVRLPPATKGLMPWSYLSPEGSLPQFLMEFRRAGDNKTESMQCTKL from the exons ATGCTAGACTCACCCAAGAACATTCGTGTAAGCGTAATCCTCATATCGGCATGGACAATC CTTCAAACGATAATTCACATATTTTGGGTCACCTACGCCTATTTACTCGCAATTTGCCAGATCGAGCCTTCATATTACGACGTAGTCTTCGTGTACCTCACCTACTTCTTCA AGCAGTCCTGCGGCCCCATCAAACTAAAGGACGAAACGATGTTCCTCAACCGCTCTGTGCCCTTTGCTCACCTCAGGTTCACTGAATCACTGGTGTCTGATGACTTGTACAATTTTCTCCGAGAGGTACTTCAGAAGGCCAGTTTGCCTGGTGAAAGCAATGCAGTGAAAAGATCCGAGTTGTACCTGGCAGTGTTCTTTATTGCTGATGCAATCTGGCTGCTCACAGCTTTTGGGCTGGCTG CTAGCGCCtgttgcaaaattaaaaagaagtttCTCTCCATCTTCTTTTACGGTCCCTGGCTGTTGTGCAGCACTTTTATAAACTTCCTAGATGTGGTATCTTCAGTGCAATACGGTCTGGACCTCATCTATATCCAA AGTTATACTTCGTGGCTGCGCTTCGTTGGGGTTCGAAACTACACAGCTTTCGTCCATTACGACGCACTTCCCAGCTCCGAAGTGCTCCCAGCTGTGCCTACGACAGTTGTAGTCATCTTGTTGTCAAGAGTTTTCTTCGTGTGGCTGTTGAACGTTGTCTGCTTCTTCGTAGTTTTGTTTGTGGCCATTCCGGATATAACACCCAGAACTATAAAGCCACATGGTCGAAGAGCTTTAACCACCAGAAGATCCAGATCAATAA TTGATCCAAACTCGTCAGAGGCAAGAATACGCAACTGGCAGCGATTCTATGGAGCAATCGAAGCAAACAGCACCATGACCACCCCCATCAAATCTCCCGTCAACACCAAACACTATCGCAAGAGCTCCGTCTCTTTCAATAAAGCATCATCAGGAGGTTCGTACAGTCGAGACGACAGTTACTTaagtttcaatgaaaattcgTCTGATAATGTTAAGATGCCATCTGAATTGCAATTTAATGATGATGGGGGGTTCAGGAGATTTTCCGATGTGACCAGCGGGCTTTCCTTGGTACCCTCCCCTCAGGCGGCACGCAATGAGTTGGTGCGG CTACCGCCTGCAACTAAAGGCTTGATGCCTTGGTCTTATTTAAGTCCAGAGGGTTCCCTTCCTCAATTTCTTATGGAGTTTAGGAGGGCTGGAGATAATAAAACTGAGAGTATGCAGT GCACCAAGTTGTGA
- the mRRF1 gene encoding ribosome-recycling factor, mitochondrial translates to MYLTRRISYVLCNSPAFRQLQHSPIVTNSASKRCTSLEKQGIRSVLIEIRNCNAISIRTYAKGKDKKKEKGKSKVVVNENQINDLVNVETLKGQMEKAVIQMEEDFVKQLSLRSTTGAIESLPINLDGKEHKLQELAQIIRKNPKTIVINFVMFPQAIPAVLKALSKSGMNLNPQQDGTSLFIPIPKVTKEHREQLAKNAKQLFVKCKDSVRDVQMKNVKQIKKKDKVSEDLVRSVEQQIVVIADQFIAQAESVLHRKQVELLGDK, encoded by the exons atgTACCTCACTCGAAGAATTTCTTATGTATTATGTAACAGTCCTGCTTTTCGTCAGCTTCAGCACTCACCGATTGTCACAAATTCTGCCTCGAAACGTTGCACTTCTCTAGAAAAGCAGGGAATACGTAGTGTTTTGATAGAAATTAGGAATTGCAATGCCATTTCAATCAGAACTTATGCCAAAGGAAAAGacaagaaaaaagagaaag GCAAATCCAAGGTAGTAGttaatgaaaatcaaataaatgatTTGGTTAATGTTGAGACTCTAAAAGGCCAAATGGAAAAGGCAGTTATTCAAATGGAGGAGGATTTCGTGAAGCAGTTGTCATTGAGATCAACCACTG GTGCCATCGAGTCTCTTCCAATTAACTTAGATGGCAAAGAGCACAAGTTGCAAGAGCTGGCCCAAATCATCAGGAAAAATCCCAAAACCATAGTTATAAACTTTGTTATGTTTCCTCAAGCTATTCCTGCTGTCTTGAAGGCATTATCTAAATCTGGCATGAATTTAAATCCACAGCAAGATGGCACGTCATTATTTATACCAATTCCTAA GGTGACCAAAGAGCACAGAGAGCAACTGGCTAAAAATGCTAAACAACTATTTGTCAAGTGCAAAGACTCAGTAAGGGATGTGCAAATGAAGAATGTGAAACAAATCAAGAAAAAAGACAAAGTATCCGAAGATTTGGTACGGAGTGTTGAGCAGCAAATAGTAGTAATTGCTGATCAGTTTATAGCTCAAGCTGAAAGTGTTCTTCATAGGAAGCAGGTTGAATTACTAGGAGATAAATAG
- the LOC136344543 gene encoding uncharacterized protein isoform X3, translating to MFLNRSVPFAHLRFTESLVSDDLYNFLREVLQKASLPGESNAVKRSELYLAVFFIADAIWLLTAFGLAASACCKIKKKFLSIFFYGPWLLCSTFINFLDVVSSVQYGLDLIYIQSYTSWLRFVGVRNYTAFVHYDALPSSEVLPAVPTTVVVILLSRVFFVWLLNVVCFFVVLFVAIPDITPRTIKPHGRRALTTRRSRSIIDPNSSEARIRNWQRFYGAIEANSTMTTPIKSPVNTKHYRKSSVSFNKASSGGSYSRDDSYLSFNENSSDNVKMPSELQFNDDGGFRRFSDVTSGLSLVPSPQAARNELVRLPPATKGLMPWSYLSPEGSLPQFLMEFRRAGDNKTESMQCTKL from the exons ATGTTCCTCAACCGCTCTGTGCCCTTTGCTCACCTCAGGTTCACTGAATCACTGGTGTCTGATGACTTGTACAATTTTCTCCGAGAGGTACTTCAGAAGGCCAGTTTGCCTGGTGAAAGCAATGCAGTGAAAAGATCCGAGTTGTACCTGGCAGTGTTCTTTATTGCTGATGCAATCTGGCTGCTCACAGCTTTTGGGCTGGCTG CTAGCGCCtgttgcaaaattaaaaagaagtttCTCTCCATCTTCTTTTACGGTCCCTGGCTGTTGTGCAGCACTTTTATAAACTTCCTAGATGTGGTATCTTCAGTGCAATACGGTCTGGACCTCATCTATATCCAA AGTTATACTTCGTGGCTGCGCTTCGTTGGGGTTCGAAACTACACAGCTTTCGTCCATTACGACGCACTTCCCAGCTCCGAAGTGCTCCCAGCTGTGCCTACGACAGTTGTAGTCATCTTGTTGTCAAGAGTTTTCTTCGTGTGGCTGTTGAACGTTGTCTGCTTCTTCGTAGTTTTGTTTGTGGCCATTCCGGATATAACACCCAGAACTATAAAGCCACATGGTCGAAGAGCTTTAACCACCAGAAGATCCAGATCAATAA TTGATCCAAACTCGTCAGAGGCAAGAATACGCAACTGGCAGCGATTCTATGGAGCAATCGAAGCAAACAGCACCATGACCACCCCCATCAAATCTCCCGTCAACACCAAACACTATCGCAAGAGCTCCGTCTCTTTCAATAAAGCATCATCAGGAGGTTCGTACAGTCGAGACGACAGTTACTTaagtttcaatgaaaattcgTCTGATAATGTTAAGATGCCATCTGAATTGCAATTTAATGATGATGGGGGGTTCAGGAGATTTTCCGATGTGACCAGCGGGCTTTCCTTGGTACCCTCCCCTCAGGCGGCACGCAATGAGTTGGTGCGG CTACCGCCTGCAACTAAAGGCTTGATGCCTTGGTCTTATTTAAGTCCAGAGGGTTCCCTTCCTCAATTTCTTATGGAGTTTAGGAGGGCTGGAGATAATAAAACTGAGAGTATGCAGT GCACCAAGTTGTGA
- the eIF6 gene encoding eukaryotic translation initiation factor 6: protein MAVRTHFESKNEIGVFAKLTNSYCLASIGGSEIFYSTFESELADTVPVVHASLAACRIIGRMCAGNKKGLLVPNSTQDQELQHLRNALPDSVKVQRVEERLSALGNVVACNDYVALVHPDLDRETEEIIADTLGVEVFRQTIAGNVLVGSYCVLNNRGALVHPNTSIVDQEELSSLLQVPLVAGTVNCGSPLIGGGLVVNDWCAFTGLDTTATELAVIESVFRLNEAEPSKITQEMRATLIEGMS, encoded by the exons ATGGCAGTCCGTACACATTTCGAAAGCAAAAACGAGATAGGAGTTTTCGCTAAACTAACTAACTCTTATTGCTTGGCCAGTATAGGAGGATCCGAGATATTCTACAG CACTTTCGAATCAGAACTGGCAGACACAGTCCCTGTAGTGCACGCCTCACTGGCAGCATGCAGGATAATTGGCCGTATGTGCGCAGGAAATAAAAAGGGGCTACTCGTGCCCAATTCTACTCAAGATCAAGAACTGCAACATCTCAGAAACGCACTACCAGACTCAGTCAAAGTTCAGAGAGTAGAAGAACGACTTTCAGCTTTAGGGAATGTCGTTGCCTGCAACGATTATGTGGCCTTGGTTCATCCAGATTTAGATAGAGAAACTGAAGAAATAATTGCGGATACCTTAGGAGTAGAGGTGTTCAGACAAACGATAGCTGGAAACGTTTTAGTGGGATCATattgtgttttaaataatCGAGGAGCTTTGGTGCACCCAAATACTAGTATAGTCGACCAAGAGGAGCTGTCCTCACTGCTCCAAGTCCCCTTAGTG GCAGGCACAGTAAACTGCGGCAGCCCATTAATAGGAGGGGGCTTGGTGGTGAATGATTGGTGCGCCTTTACGGGTCTGGACACCACAGCTACAGAGCTAGCAGTAATTGAGTCAGTCTTCAGGCTAAATGAAGCAGAACCCAGCAAAATCACACAAGAGATGAGAGCCACATTAATTGAGGG gATGTCATAA
- the Prosalpha6 gene encoding proteasome subunit alpha type-1: protein MFRNQYDSDVTVWSPQGRLHQVEYAMEAVNLGSATVGLKSNSHALLIALKRASSELSAYQKKIINIDDHIGITISGLTADARILSRFMRAECLNYKYSHDMYLPLNRLISTLGNKMQVCTQRYDRRPYGVGLLVAGYDDKGPHIYQTCPSANFYDCKAMSIGSRSQSARTYLEKHLDQLGNCSLEELIKHGLRALRDTLPAEVDLSTKNVSIGYVGQEQQFKILDEEETAPYLRLIEGEERRGAPPEKPLGPLREDQGDEPRDPTAAVATEAAEHAMDTD from the exons atgttcagGAACCAGTACGACAGCGACGTGACCGTCTGGAGTCCTCAGGGGCGGTTGCACCAAGTTGAATACGCCATGGAAGCCGTGAATCTAGGTTCAGCCACTGTGGGTCTCAAAAGCAACTCTCACGCTCTCCTCATCGCTTTAAAAAGGGCCTCCTCAGAGCTGTCGGCGTACCagaagaaaattatcaatatcGATGATCATATTGGCATCACCATTTCAGGCCTTACTGCTGATGCCAGAATCCTGAGTCGATTTATGAGAGCAGAGTGTTTGAACTACAAGTATTCCCATGATATGTATTTGCCTTTGAACAGGCTGATTTCTACTTTAG GAAACAAAATGCAGGTGTGCACCCAACGATATGACCGCCGTCCTTACGGTGTGGGCCTTCTAGTAGCAGGTTATGATGACAAGGGACCCCATATTTACCAAACTTGCCCCTCTGCCAATTTTTATGATTGTAAAGCTATGTCGATTGGCTCTAGATCCCAGAGCGCCCGAACTTACCTTGAAAAGCACCTGGATCAACTGGGTAACTGCAGCTTGGAGGAGCTTATTAAGCATGGACTGAGAGCATTGAGAGACACTCTACCTGCTGAAGTTGACTTGTCCACCAAGAATGTTTCTATTGGATATGTGGGCCAAGAGCAACAATTTAAGATTTTGGATGAGGAGGAAACTGCGCCGTATTTGAGACTGATTGAAGGTGAAGAAAGGAGGGGGGCTCCACCAGAAAAACCTTTGGGACCTTTGAG GGAGGACCAGGGGGACGAGCCGCGAGATCCCACCGCGGCGGTGGCCACGGAAGCGGCAGAACATGCTATGGACACCGATTAG
- the LOC136344543 gene encoding uncharacterized protein isoform X2, producing MDNQQSCGPIKLKDETMFLNRSVPFAHLRFTESLVSDDLYNFLREVLQKASLPGESNAVKRSELYLAVFFIADAIWLLTAFGLAASACCKIKKKFLSIFFYGPWLLCSTFINFLDVVSSVQYGLDLIYIQSYTSWLRFVGVRNYTAFVHYDALPSSEVLPAVPTTVVVILLSRVFFVWLLNVVCFFVVLFVAIPDITPRTIKPHGRRALTTRRSRSIIDPNSSEARIRNWQRFYGAIEANSTMTTPIKSPVNTKHYRKSSVSFNKASSGGSYSRDDSYLSFNENSSDNVKMPSELQFNDDGGFRRFSDVTSGLSLVPSPQAARNELVRLPPATKGLMPWSYLSPEGSLPQFLMEFRRAGDNKTESMQCTKL from the exons ATGGACAATC AGCAGTCCTGCGGCCCCATCAAACTAAAGGACGAAACGATGTTCCTCAACCGCTCTGTGCCCTTTGCTCACCTCAGGTTCACTGAATCACTGGTGTCTGATGACTTGTACAATTTTCTCCGAGAGGTACTTCAGAAGGCCAGTTTGCCTGGTGAAAGCAATGCAGTGAAAAGATCCGAGTTGTACCTGGCAGTGTTCTTTATTGCTGATGCAATCTGGCTGCTCACAGCTTTTGGGCTGGCTG CTAGCGCCtgttgcaaaattaaaaagaagtttCTCTCCATCTTCTTTTACGGTCCCTGGCTGTTGTGCAGCACTTTTATAAACTTCCTAGATGTGGTATCTTCAGTGCAATACGGTCTGGACCTCATCTATATCCAA AGTTATACTTCGTGGCTGCGCTTCGTTGGGGTTCGAAACTACACAGCTTTCGTCCATTACGACGCACTTCCCAGCTCCGAAGTGCTCCCAGCTGTGCCTACGACAGTTGTAGTCATCTTGTTGTCAAGAGTTTTCTTCGTGTGGCTGTTGAACGTTGTCTGCTTCTTCGTAGTTTTGTTTGTGGCCATTCCGGATATAACACCCAGAACTATAAAGCCACATGGTCGAAGAGCTTTAACCACCAGAAGATCCAGATCAATAA TTGATCCAAACTCGTCAGAGGCAAGAATACGCAACTGGCAGCGATTCTATGGAGCAATCGAAGCAAACAGCACCATGACCACCCCCATCAAATCTCCCGTCAACACCAAACACTATCGCAAGAGCTCCGTCTCTTTCAATAAAGCATCATCAGGAGGTTCGTACAGTCGAGACGACAGTTACTTaagtttcaatgaaaattcgTCTGATAATGTTAAGATGCCATCTGAATTGCAATTTAATGATGATGGGGGGTTCAGGAGATTTTCCGATGTGACCAGCGGGCTTTCCTTGGTACCCTCCCCTCAGGCGGCACGCAATGAGTTGGTGCGG CTACCGCCTGCAACTAAAGGCTTGATGCCTTGGTCTTATTTAAGTCCAGAGGGTTCCCTTCCTCAATTTCTTATGGAGTTTAGGAGGGCTGGAGATAATAAAACTGAGAGTATGCAGT GCACCAAGTTGTGA
- the LOC136344542 gene encoding uncharacterized protein yields the protein MESNKSQDEQEYSFNSDDSIVFGPYSMKEAKSDILKGIPKDIKVRHSCIAKYEHLNISSASKPTPEVSKQQVSFRSDSDSTEHLHTDFIQQLSEVINEPSSSGVSSYCTAQNDTSITNKAPDLARECDYQTESSYCTALNLSLASEPQVFKNELSTEYMKPDASDTHCSQGLVHNEEGVIVLSSESEEEQSGDEDYLCASSRYAYSPVYASPDSSFLEYSDNATSYTESCAGRDVCSPNLEAEDIRDMNKNNQSKESWEKKDSLDDLNNTFEEMNRLLGLMEKTGSKQEHDKSKDAPQSALNKQLPIKQTSNFKSKLPQLKRQPQSTLAFKPPLSKPPKRLITPCKTTNPALRNIISPVGVYIKSGPKYCPMVKVPETKLKSEIKLVREQKENIPQDIASDLNCQIPSVIYTPAKYKLVTEVVDVKLPESIKKRVGGQVVTKHEQRVARRLDQSIERRLMESDLSINESVNQDVSILTQKQPFHFRK from the exons ATGGAATCCAATAAGTCCCAGGACGAACAAGAATATTCATTCAATTCGGACGACAGTATAGTCTTTGGCCCATATTCGATGAAAGAAGCTAAATCAGATATCTTGAAAGGCATACCCAAAGACATCAAAGTCAGGCACTCATGCAT AGCCAAATATGAACATCTCAACATCTCTTCAGCCAGCAAACCTACTCCAGAAGTTTCCAAGCAGCAAGTTTCATTCCGTAGTGATTCAGACTCGACTGAACATCTGCACACAGACTTCATTCAACAACTCTCAGAAGTAATAAACGAGCCTTCTTCCTCCGGTGTAAGCTCATATTGCACAGCTCAAAACGACACCAGCATCACCAACAAAGCCCCTGATTTAGCCAGGGAATGTGATTATCAAACAGAATCTTCTTATTGCACTGCTTTGAACCTAAGTCTCGCGTCTGAACcacaagtttttaaaaatgaactttcAACAGAGTATATGAAACCTGATGCTTCTGACACGCATTGTTCTCAAGGACTAGTTCACAATGAAGAAGGTGTAATAGTCCTTAGCAGTGAATCAGAAGAGGAGCAATCAGGAGATGAAGATTATTTGTGTGCTTCTTCAAGATACGCTTATTCTCCTGTATATGCAAGCCCTGACTCTAGTTTTCTGGAGTATTCTGATAATGCAACGAGTTACACTGAGAGTTGCGCTGGAAGAGATGTCTGTAGTCCAAATCTTGAAGCAGAAGACATCAGGGATATGAATAAGAATAACCAAAGTAAGGAGTCATGGGAGAAAAAGGATAGTTTGGATGATTTGAACAATACTTTTGAAGAAATGAATAGGCTGTTGGGCCTTATGGAAAAAACTGGAAGTAAGCAAGAGCATGATAAATCCAAAGATGCACCTCAGTCTGCCTTGAATAAGCAGCTACCTATTAAGCAGACGTCTAACTTCAAATCAAAATTGCCACAACTCAAGCGCCAACCACAGTCAACCTTAGCATTTAAGCCTCCTCTGAGCAAACCACCCAAGAGGCTCATAACCCCTTGTAAAACCACTAATCCTGCTTTAAGGAACATCATAAGCCCTGTGGGGGTTTACATTAAAAGTGGTCCCAAGTACTGTCCCATGGTTAAAGTGCcagaaaccaaattaaaatctgaaataaaattggtCAGGGAGCAGAAGGAAAATATTCCCCAAGATATTGCTTCGGATTTGAATTGCCAAATTCCTTCAGTGATATATACGCCAGCGAAGTATAAGCTGGTCACTGAAGTTGTGGATGTGAAATTGCCAGAAAGTATTAAGAAACGAGTGGGTGGGCAAgtcgtcactaaacacgagCAGAGGGTGGCCAGGAGGCTTGATCAGTCCATTGAGAGGAGGTTAATGGAGTCGGATTTATCCATAAATGAGAGTGTTAATCAGGATGTGTCGATTTTAACGCAGAAGCAACCCTTCCATTTCAGGAAATAG
- the LOC136344548 gene encoding uncharacterized protein: protein MFGNKSFAWKTVLLLCLLCVVLAESVRQKKDVHHMIVLKDKARSTRSHRHKHRSHGADRHKRRPSGKVKHSYPNYASEEGASHENFSEEKSTRHKTKTRPSKNRYHDGRHNNYRDSYSPADSFFQSQPYPTIPDINWQPISSQEFFGNAQPFNVHPTLQVFPGPYQKGSIHYSQPIPMEITTPYSLPSNSFISYESTLYPPLNSYQTFRTTTDSYKPYDYSVLEHKTTSSNWEGSNKIPIDTTTASNHPQEDKAATPFSIVVEGAEEGKEQKQNKEVKKEEGTVKGSRKKPRIRGRGESKFQWGQKEGV, encoded by the exons ATGTTCGGAAATAAGAGTTTCGCGTGGAAAACGGTCCTCTTATTATGCCTTCTTTGTGTGGTATTGGCTGAGAGCGTAAGGCAGAAGAAAGATGTCCATCATATGATAGTTTTGAAGGACAAGGCGAGGTCCACGAGGAGCCACAG ACACAAGCACCGTTCCCATGGAGCCGACCGGCACAAAAGGAGGCCCAGCGGGAAGGTGAAACATAGCTACCCCAACTACGCTTCTGAGGAAGGTGCTAGCCATGAGAACTTTAGCGAGGAGAAGAGTACGCGTCACAAG ACCAAGACCAGACCTTCAAAAAACCGCTATCACGACGGACGCCACAACAACTATCGAGACTCCTACTCCCCAGCGGACAGTTTCTTCCAGTCGCAGCCCTATCCGACCATCCCGGACATAAACTGGCAGCCCATCTCCTCCCAGGAGTTCTTCGGGAACGCTCAGCCATTCAACGTCCACCCCACCCTCCAGGTGTTCCCAGGGCCGTATCAGAAGGGATCTATTCACTACTCCCAGCCCATACCCATGGAGATTACCACCCCGTATTCCCTACCTTCCAACAGTTTTATCAGCTACGAGAGCACTTTGTATCCGCCTTTAAACTCCTATCAAACGTTCAGGACAACAACGGACTCTTATAAGCCCTACGATTACTCGGTGTTGGAGCATAAGACTACCTCCTCGAATTGGGAGGGGAGCAATAAGATTCCGATCGATACCACTACAGCAAGCAATCATCCTCAAGAAGATAAAGCTGCCACACCCTTCTCTATTGTGGTGGAGGGTGCTGAGGAGGGAAAAGAGCAGAAGCAGAATAAAGAGGTGAAAAAGGAAGAGGGGACTGTCAAGGGCAGTAGGAAGAAGCCGAGAATAAGGGGCCGTGGAGAGAGCAAGTTCCAGTGGGGGCAAAAGGAAGGGGTGTGA